The Microcoleus sp. FACHB-831 genome has a segment encoding these proteins:
- a CDS encoding prohibitin family protein has translation MKSNNGLYVVSILALLLLLLGIFFKPFVIVNAGERGVVMEFGKVQAQVLGEGIHPIIPIVNSVQKLSVRVQKEQIPAKSASKDLQDVYTDVALNWHIVPEKANALFQQIGDANEVVQRIINPAVEEVLKAVMARYTAEEIITKRGEVKAGVDEALTSRLVNYNIGVDDISLVSVHFSDRFSEAVEAKQIAEQDAKRSEFVALKAIKEAEAEVNRAKGQAEAQRLQRETLTPVLLQKQAIEKWDGHFPTVLGGNGALPFINLDAAKLPLKVDNQ, from the coding sequence ATGAAATCAAATAATGGTCTTTATGTTGTGAGCATTCTTGCTCTATTGCTATTACTACTAGGTATTTTCTTCAAGCCGTTCGTAATAGTCAACGCTGGAGAACGCGGGGTCGTAATGGAGTTTGGTAAAGTGCAAGCTCAAGTACTGGGAGAAGGGATACACCCAATTATTCCAATCGTAAATTCAGTACAAAAGTTAAGCGTGCGCGTGCAAAAAGAACAAATTCCGGCGAAGTCGGCGTCTAAAGATCTCCAAGACGTATACACCGATGTCGCGCTCAACTGGCACATCGTTCCAGAGAAAGCAAATGCCCTTTTCCAACAAATTGGTGACGCCAACGAAGTTGTCCAGAGGATTATCAATCCAGCAGTTGAAGAAGTGTTAAAAGCGGTGATGGCAAGATACACTGCTGAGGAAATTATTACAAAACGGGGAGAAGTAAAAGCAGGCGTAGATGAGGCATTAACGTCACGGTTAGTTAACTACAATATTGGGGTAGATGATATTTCGCTAGTAAGCGTTCACTTTAGCGATCGCTTTAGCGAAGCAGTGGAAGCGAAACAGATAGCAGAACAAGATGCAAAACGTTCAGAATTTGTAGCGTTGAAAGCGATAAAAGAGGCAGAAGCTGAAGTTAACCGTGCCAAAGGACAAGCAGAAGCGCAAAGATTGCAGCGCGAAACATTGACACCAGTGCTACTGCAAAAGCAAGCGATAGAAAAATGGGATGGGCATTTCCCTACCGTTTTGGGGGGAAATGGTGCGTTACCGTTTATCAATCTCGATGCTGCAAAATTACCGCTTAAAGTTGATAACCAATAA
- the nfi gene encoding deoxyribonuclease V (cleaves DNA at apurinic or apyrimidinic sites), translating to MKINQRHEWPLTAEEAIAIQQQLSPEVITEDRLGTVNYVAGVDVGFEESGSISRAAVAVLSFPELELKESAIARRPTTFPYVPGFLSFREIPAVLDALEKVSITPDLILCDGQGIAHPRRFGLACHLGLLADVPTIGVAKSWLIGQHGELPNERGEWKPMRHRGEIIGAVLRTRNGVKPVYVSSGHRVSLPTAIDYVLRCTPKYRLPETTRIADKLASG from the coding sequence ATGAAAATTAACCAACGTCATGAATGGCCGTTAACAGCAGAGGAAGCGATCGCCATACAGCAACAACTTAGCCCAGAGGTAATAACAGAAGATCGGTTGGGAACAGTAAATTACGTTGCTGGTGTGGATGTAGGGTTTGAGGAGTCGGGTTCGATATCGCGTGCAGCAGTAGCGGTTTTGAGTTTTCCAGAATTAGAGTTGAAAGAGAGCGCGATCGCTCGTCGTCCCACAACGTTTCCCTACGTTCCTGGATTTCTCTCATTCCGAGAAATTCCAGCCGTCCTGGATGCCCTAGAAAAAGTCAGCATCACGCCTGATTTGATATTATGTGATGGTCAGGGAATCGCTCATCCCCGCAGGTTTGGTTTGGCTTGCCATTTGGGATTGCTAGCAGATGTTCCTACCATTGGTGTAGCTAAATCTTGGCTAATTGGACAGCATGGGGAATTGCCGAACGAGCGCGGGGAATGGAAACCAATGCGGCATCGTGGCGAAATAATTGGTGCTGTCTTGCGAACTCGCAACGGCGTTAAGCCAGTGTATGTCTCAAGCGGCCATCGAGTTAGCTTACCGACAGCAATTGATTATGTTTTGCGCTGTACGCCGAAATATCGTCTGCCAGAAACAACCCGCATTGCCGACAAATTAGCATCTGGATAA
- a CDS encoding FHA domain-containing protein: MPELTLTWTENKITRIEKLNDKQPSKFTGTFRLGRDPAQCDIIISDPTVSGLHVEIFFNQQQHCFFLRNLRPTNPPVVDERSIIQDQAPLKEGSCIYLGQVEIKVAAVSVGASRVEPTIVMPHKPSENLAVNHPLELMKIDIDENKTSQLVAEIIDTDYFQQLQQLAHQFRDKNAQAFREKAEQTSSEVDREANASQPTQPLPTLPPQSEASGVYGSMCPHCHHVSPYKRDLWCTKCGTSLAAAAKVLMNPSG; encoded by the coding sequence ATGCCTGAACTAACTTTAACGTGGACAGAAAACAAGATTACAAGAATTGAGAAACTTAACGACAAACAGCCTAGCAAATTTACTGGCACATTTCGGCTCGGTCGAGATCCAGCTCAGTGTGACATTATTATCAGCGACCCAACAGTATCCGGTCTGCACGTAGAAATCTTTTTTAATCAGCAGCAGCACTGCTTTTTCTTGCGGAATCTACGACCAACTAATCCACCTGTAGTAGATGAACGAAGTATCATCCAAGATCAAGCCCCCTTAAAGGAGGGTAGCTGCATTTATTTAGGACAAGTAGAGATTAAAGTTGCGGCGGTTTCTGTGGGGGCTAGTAGAGTTGAACCCACGATTGTGATGCCACACAAGCCATCTGAAAACTTGGCAGTTAATCATCCTTTAGAATTGATGAAAATAGATATTGATGAAAATAAAACCTCTCAACTGGTTGCTGAAATTATAGACACAGATTACTTCCAGCAGTTACAGCAACTAGCGCACCAGTTTAGGGATAAAAATGCCCAAGCTTTTAGAGAAAAAGCAGAACAAACTTCTAGCGAGGTCGATCGAGAAGCAAATGCTTCTCAACCCACGCAGCCATTGCCAACCCTTCCCCCACAGTCGGAGGCTAGCGGCGTTTACGGCTCAATGTGCCCCCACTGCCATCACGTATCACCATATAAGCGGGATTTGTGGTGTACGAAGTGTGGCACGTCCCTAGCCGCAGCAGCAAAAGTTTTAATGAATCCTAGCGGCTAG
- a CDS encoding FHA domain-containing protein, which translates to MNEITLTWTENRSVKTQTIQDQQIGKYPGTVRIGRDPARCDIILPEPTVSGLHVEIFFNQQQGCFFLRNLRESNPPMVDGKNIIKGEAPLRQGSTIYLGQMELKVLAVTLASNGIPATIVMPQYQGRGINQPLAPVAPAYGLQCPNHKCGKSSPYALVNSGCPWCGTSLAAAASILMAPASP; encoded by the coding sequence ATGAATGAAATTACTTTAACGTGGACAGAGAACCGTTCGGTGAAAACACAGACCATCCAAGACCAACAGATCGGCAAATACCCTGGAACTGTACGGATTGGTCGCGATCCAGCCCGATGCGATATTATTCTGCCCGAACCAACAGTATCCGGGCTGCACGTAGAAATCTTTTTTAACCAGCAGCAAGGCTGCTTTTTCTTGCGGAACCTGCGCGAAAGCAATCCGCCGATGGTAGATGGGAAAAACATTATCAAAGGCGAAGCCCCCTTGCGACAGGGTAGCACTATTTATTTAGGACAAATGGAACTTAAAGTTCTTGCTGTAACTCTTGCCTCTAATGGCATTCCTGCAACAATTGTAATGCCGCAATATCAAGGGCGGGGTATTAACCAGCCGTTAGCCCCAGTTGCCCCGGCTTATGGTTTGCAGTGCCCCAATCACAAATGCGGTAAAAGTTCGCCCTATGCGCTGGTGAATTCAGGGTGTCCTTGGTGTGGCACATCTCTAGCAGCGGCAGCAAGTATTTTAATGGCTCCCGCAAGCCCTTAA
- a CDS encoding FHA domain-containing protein, whose product MNPSSIQIQLSWEEPATGERREPTLSLPIALGREFNQMPEEVGGRRVARIILNSLEVSRFHALIDEGQGGLVVIDQNSSNGTLINGQRHKQSVLANGDTLQIGPYQMSVRFAARTPAPASPPSGNSQIFFNPDTGIPDPRAAQPQGVARQVQSSGFPPQSFQAIQVEVQDLHATGLPVEEFDYAAIGAGLGSFIWADLLRICGVKRQQIVALGMEEQPYARYKRLCLNSQIPLHERLRSNSDSCPDNIWGWPSYALREAWRDFFSGKVGDSFKYLWQVFAEPTFAQTYTPRAGNVFDSLDREARRIGWEQIFRYARVRAICKTTDGRYAIAYSGQGPRNYAFVIARNIHIATGYPAIQFLPDLQAYREKTSDFKSVVNAYEEHNHVYEHLERNGGTVLIRGRGIVASRIVQRIYEARHKNKNIALLHLMRSPKPQGNKFGSSQRQVENHYEFQPFNWPKACWGGELRVMLEKADPQTRSRFLADWGGTTTANRADWRHIVQEGLTQGWYKIDFGEVIKVERNPQNRLITYIQEKEFGQTELAADFIIDATGLDAKVKASPLLEDLATHYSLPINQLGRLVVANDFELVEMRQSRGQMYAAGAITLGGPYAAVDSFLGLQYAAICSVYSLAAARAPGLHRLNALSSFGQWMKWVTNQAPC is encoded by the coding sequence ATGAATCCAAGTTCTATACAAATTCAGCTGAGTTGGGAAGAACCAGCAACCGGAGAACGACGAGAACCCACGCTATCGCTCCCAATTGCTCTGGGAAGAGAGTTTAATCAAATGCCAGAAGAAGTGGGGGGGCGTCGCGTCGCTAGGATAATCCTCAATAGTCTTGAGGTGTCCCGCTTTCATGCCCTGATTGACGAGGGGCAGGGTGGCTTGGTTGTAATTGACCAAAACAGTAGTAATGGAACGTTAATCAACGGTCAACGCCACAAGCAAAGCGTGCTAGCTAACGGCGACACGTTGCAAATTGGCCCGTACCAAATGAGCGTGAGGTTTGCCGCTCGTACACCAGCACCAGCGTCGCCTCCCTCTGGCAATTCGCAGATTTTCTTTAACCCAGATACGGGGATTCCAGACCCCAGAGCAGCCCAGCCTCAAGGGGTAGCAAGACAAGTACAAAGCAGCGGTTTTCCGCCGCAGTCTTTTCAAGCTATTCAGGTTGAGGTGCAAGACTTGCATGCGACCGGGCTACCAGTGGAGGAGTTTGACTATGCAGCAATTGGGGCTGGCTTGGGTAGTTTTATTTGGGCGGATTTGCTGAGAATTTGTGGGGTAAAGCGTCAGCAGATTGTGGCGCTAGGCATGGAGGAACAGCCTTATGCCCGTTACAAACGACTTTGCCTAAATTCCCAGATTCCCTTGCACGAGAGGCTGCGGTCTAATTCTGATTCGTGTCCGGATAATATTTGGGGATGGCCTAGTTATGCGTTGCGCGAGGCGTGGCGAGATTTCTTTAGTGGGAAGGTGGGGGATTCGTTTAAATATTTGTGGCAGGTATTTGCTGAACCGACGTTTGCCCAAACTTATACGCCGCGTGCTGGGAATGTGTTTGATTCCTTGGATAGAGAGGCGAGACGGATTGGGTGGGAGCAGATATTTCGCTATGCTAGGGTGCGGGCTATTTGTAAAACTACTGATGGGCGTTACGCGATCGCCTACTCCGGCCAAGGGCCGCGCAACTATGCTTTTGTCATAGCCCGTAACATCCACATAGCGACTGGCTACCCAGCAATTCAGTTTTTGCCAGATTTGCAAGCCTACCGGGAAAAAACTAGCGATTTTAAGTCTGTCGTGAATGCGTATGAAGAGCATAACCACGTATACGAACACTTAGAACGCAACGGTGGAACCGTGCTGATTCGGGGGCGGGGGATTGTGGCTTCGCGGATTGTACAACGAATTTATGAAGCGCGACACAAAAACAAGAATATTGCATTGCTGCATTTGATGCGATCGCCCAAACCCCAAGGGAACAAATTCGGTTCCTCCCAGCGTCAGGTGGAGAACCACTACGAATTTCAACCGTTTAACTGGCCAAAAGCCTGCTGGGGAGGCGAATTGCGCGTCATGTTAGAAAAAGCAGACCCACAAACGCGATCGCGTTTTCTGGCAGACTGGGGCGGTACTACGACAGCCAACCGCGCGGATTGGCGGCACATCGTCCAAGAGGGTCTAACTCAAGGTTGGTACAAAATTGATTTCGGTGAAGTTATAAAAGTTGAGCGCAACCCGCAAAACCGTCTGATTACTTACATCCAGGAGAAAGAGTTCGGGCAAACAGAGCTAGCAGCTGACTTTATCATTGATGCTACTGGCCTCGATGCTAAGGTGAAGGCTAGTCCGCTCCTTGAAGACTTGGCGACGCATTACAGCCTCCCCATCAATCAGCTAGGTCGTCTGGTAGTGGCAAACGATTTTGAACTCGTGGAAATGCGCCAATCTAGGGGGCAAATGTATGCTGCGGGTGCTATTACATTGGGCGGGCCTTACGCCGCCGTCGATAGCTTCTTGGGCTTGCAGTACGCTGCCATTTGTTCGGTCTATAGCCTTGCAGCCGCACGCGCTCCTGGCCTACACCGATTGAACGCCCTCAGTTCCTTTGGGCAGTGGATGAAGTGGGTGACTAACCAAGCTCCTTGTTAA
- a CDS encoding HpsJ family protein translates to MSQFEGSKGRYIHTLRWVGYGLLLFSLVDTIDSLVPPDFMNPAWELQTVGKLVERVVVPLLGFALVFFAEDYDRTGVEEAGLKWLSWLSLLLGLLFFLMVPLGISGTLRIDNQNNSQISAQLQQQVSQLQQIETQVNQGTPENIQTIAIELNRIGIPVDSQKPDQLKSEILSRIATAKQELPTKAEEARSNQRFALLKNSVKWNLGALIGSVLFFTIWRTSRWARRL, encoded by the coding sequence ATGAGTCAATTTGAAGGCAGTAAAGGGCGCTACATACATACTCTGCGTTGGGTGGGCTACGGCTTATTGCTTTTTTCGTTAGTTGATACCATTGACAGTTTGGTACCGCCAGATTTTATGAACCCAGCGTGGGAATTGCAGACGGTGGGAAAACTGGTTGAAAGAGTGGTGGTTCCTTTGTTGGGTTTTGCTCTGGTGTTTTTTGCCGAAGACTATGACCGAACAGGAGTGGAAGAGGCGGGCTTGAAGTGGCTATCCTGGCTATCTCTACTACTCGGGCTGTTATTTTTCTTAATGGTTCCTTTGGGAATTTCGGGCACTTTACGGATTGATAACCAAAATAACAGCCAAATTAGTGCCCAGCTTCAGCAACAAGTGTCCCAGTTACAGCAGATTGAAACGCAAGTAAACCAAGGCACGCCGGAAAACATACAGACTATTGCAATCGAACTGAATCGCATAGGAATCCCAGTCGATAGCCAGAAGCCGGATCAACTGAAAAGCGAAATCCTTTCCAGAATTGCTACTGCTAAGCAGGAGCTACCTACCAAAGCTGAAGAAGCTCGCTCGAATCAGCGCTTTGCCCTGCTCAAAAATTCTGTTAAATGGAACCTTGGGGCGTTGATTGGTAGCGTTTTATTTTTTACCATCTGGCGGACTAGCCGCTGGGCAAGAAGGTTGTAG
- a CDS encoding cyanoexosortase A system-associated protein, with protein sequence MGITHWKQFRIFLLGAIAIAVICSVAISIFYPGIGNRTPTPFSFPAAVELPQWEMVNSAPLQLTKEDPSVKAGRQYGYRQNGLSIDIEMRYAIDTHGNVKSFMENHAAIKSSPSRLIMRQQQGVGFYGLWLTQKRAYLSACINPRGSSTVTLDQFWQNHNTYDVHFSRILPWLLGQQKLLDRRCLWALLSTSLETASPADANKILETAWVSWYRWWQSNFPPP encoded by the coding sequence ATGGGCATAACGCACTGGAAACAATTTAGGATTTTCCTACTGGGGGCGATCGCGATCGCTGTCATTTGCTCTGTGGCTATTTCAATTTTCTATCCCGGCATTGGGAACCGTACCCCAACCCCCTTTAGTTTCCCTGCCGCCGTCGAATTACCGCAATGGGAGATGGTGAATAGCGCCCCTTTGCAACTGACTAAAGAAGATCCATCCGTCAAGGCCGGCAGGCAGTATGGATATCGGCAAAACGGCCTCTCTATAGATATAGAAATGCGATATGCGATTGACACGCATGGAAATGTCAAAAGCTTTATGGAAAACCATGCTGCTATCAAGTCGTCACCTAGTAGACTGATAATGCGTCAGCAGCAGGGCGTTGGTTTTTATGGTCTTTGGCTTACTCAAAAGCGAGCATACTTAAGTGCCTGTATCAACCCACGTGGCAGTAGTACAGTGACGCTTGACCAGTTCTGGCAAAACCACAATACCTACGATGTGCATTTTAGCCGCATACTGCCTTGGTTGCTGGGTCAACAAAAACTGTTGGATCGGCGCTGCTTGTGGGCTTTGCTGTCCACTTCTTTAGAGACTGCTTCCCCTGCGGATGCTAACAAAATTTTGGAAACCGCCTGGGTTTCCTGGTATCGCTGGTGGCAGTCGAACTTCCCGCCACCATAG
- the crtA gene encoding cyanoexosortase A — MNWLKRIEDPKVWLEDPKFWLVGIAAALIALHLNLIGRAENIDLLSTSFLFWGAAATLVWDKREELKLESGVFSSFFGASLLAFLVLKSVFISGYDPFLRLSPFISAFSLALLASGVRGLKQYWQSLLILGFIAFPPTLLLRIIDLNLLTAKFAGFILWYAGFQVNRQGIILSLPNGSVEVLAGCSGVTSLFQVLGIAMIFLLMFPTNWIQKIACLIVAPLLSFMVNGVRVALMAVLVSFSNMEAFTYWHTGNGSLIFSTIAVLLFGVFCRFAILRDEPENQDPGKC, encoded by the coding sequence ATGAACTGGCTCAAACGCATAGAAGATCCAAAAGTCTGGCTAGAAGATCCAAAATTCTGGCTAGTAGGTATAGCAGCAGCTTTAATAGCTCTTCACCTGAACTTGATAGGAAGAGCCGAAAATATTGACTTACTAAGCACGAGTTTTCTATTTTGGGGTGCTGCGGCAACCCTGGTATGGGATAAACGTGAGGAACTTAAGTTGGAGAGTGGGGTTTTCTCCAGCTTTTTTGGTGCGTCGCTCCTTGCTTTCTTAGTCCTCAAAAGTGTATTTATTTCTGGTTATGACCCTTTCCTCCGCTTATCGCCTTTCATTTCAGCTTTCAGCCTGGCTCTTTTAGCTTCTGGCGTAAGGGGATTAAAGCAATATTGGCAATCGCTGCTCATCCTTGGCTTTATAGCCTTTCCTCCCACATTGCTATTAAGAATTATCGATCTAAATTTATTAACGGCTAAATTTGCTGGGTTTATCCTTTGGTATGCAGGATTTCAAGTAAATCGCCAAGGAATTATTCTAAGCCTGCCAAACGGTAGCGTAGAGGTACTTGCTGGGTGTAGTGGCGTCACTTCCTTGTTTCAGGTGTTGGGAATAGCCATGATATTTTTGTTGATGTTCCCCACTAACTGGATACAAAAAATCGCCTGCCTAATTGTGGCACCGTTACTATCATTTATGGTGAACGGGGTGCGAGTAGCCCTCATGGCTGTTTTGGTATCGTTTTCTAATATGGAAGCTTTTACCTACTGGCATACGGGGAATGGCTCCCTGATATTTTCTACGATCGCTGTATTGCTTTTCGGGGTATTTTGCCGATTTGCGATCCTGCGAGACGAACCAGAAAATCAAGACCCTGGAAAGTGCTGA
- a CDS encoding PEP-CTERM sorting domain-containing protein (PEP-CTERM proteins occur, often in large numbers, in the proteomes of bacteria that also encode an exosortase, a predicted intramembrane cysteine proteinase. The presence of a PEP-CTERM domain at a protein's C-terminus predicts cleavage within the sorting domain, followed by covalent anchoring to some some component of the (usually Gram-negative) cell surface. Many PEP-CTERM proteins exhibit an unusual sequence composition that includes large numbers of potential glycosylation sites. Expression of one such protein has been shown restore the ability of a bacterium to form floc, a type of biofilm.) gives MKNHLFASLTATAAAATAMLSVSAPAQAFTFGNGGIKFANDTLVNFTFNQSFGSFQSTLKVFEVDGTKVSEAKNGALFTETMRSDKGSTDWKGTFGKAATYGDATKVASTPATVSFKFLANKVYSLGLVSMGWGNMAPTVYSTNSLNPWGGSQQSVFGSQGGVEGKKLNGYEKLTSANPFAGPVALSFEDTIGGASDKDFNDFSVTAKAEEVPEPFTMGGIALGAGGLMAARRRKNRKNA, from the coding sequence ATGAAAAACCACCTTTTCGCTAGCCTGACCGCCACCGCCGCCGCTGCAACTGCTATGTTGAGCGTCTCGGCTCCCGCCCAAGCCTTCACGTTTGGCAATGGTGGAATTAAGTTTGCAAACGATACACTCGTGAACTTTACGTTCAACCAATCCTTCGGTTCGTTTCAGTCAACCTTGAAAGTTTTCGAGGTAGATGGAACAAAAGTAAGCGAAGCAAAAAATGGTGCCCTATTTACTGAAACTATGAGGTCAGACAAGGGTTCTACGGATTGGAAGGGAACCTTTGGAAAGGCAGCGACTTATGGGGATGCGACGAAGGTAGCAAGTACGCCAGCCACAGTCTCCTTCAAGTTTTTGGCTAATAAAGTTTACTCGCTCGGCTTGGTAAGCATGGGTTGGGGCAATATGGCACCAACTGTATACTCGACAAATAGCCTGAATCCTTGGGGTGGTAGCCAACAGTCAGTGTTTGGTTCACAAGGAGGAGTAGAAGGTAAAAAACTTAATGGCTATGAAAAGCTTACCTCAGCTAATCCGTTTGCTGGCCCAGTGGCACTTTCCTTTGAAGATACGATAGGCGGCGCTAGCGATAAAGACTTCAACGATTTCAGCGTGACAGCGAAGGCAGAAGAAGTTCCCGAGCCATTCACAATGGGCGGTATAGCGTTGGGAGCCGGAGGACTAATGGCAGCTCGTCGCCGCAAGAATCGCAAAAACGCTTAA